A region of uncultured Desulfobacter sp. DNA encodes the following proteins:
- a CDS encoding recombinase family protein produces MMNNQKIKPDHLQRTAYIYIRQSTAAQVEFNRESTERQYKLKDRAVDLGWTERQIRIIDQDLAQSGSSTSQRKGFGEMISEVALGKVGLILSIEVSRVARNNSDWYRLLDLCSVTNTLIGDSDGLYHPGLFNDRLLLGMKGTMAEAELHVIRARLEGGIRNKAAKGELRRGLPVGFIWGDQDGEVLMHPDQAVTGAIHTVFEKFTHMGSVRQVWLWFRSNKLLFPLQTILLPEIKWVTASYHAIHSVMTNPVYAGAYTYGKTKQEYVIDETGQVKKRTKRLSQSQWAVLIHDHHKGFIDWKTYEMNQARIAKNTRPVPHKTTGAVREGAALLQGLATCGKCGRRLKVYYQGKNSSPGYYCATNNIVEGRAKYCMRVGGVKIDTVVADTFLNTITPAVMDAILLAEKNIKTEHDAALNQWRLHIERLQYEADKAERRFQAVEPENRLVARTLENQWETCLHQLQAAKNEFEQCQRQRPEALTPEQRDHIHTLSKDIKLVWQAPTTTYRDKKELLQILLQEVNISVDRTLNTAHLIIRWQTDAVTEIDMDLPKRNSPTIRTAQDTIDLVRRLAVHYNDAMIAGILNRQGRQTARGHRFTANRVGNLRRHWNIPKFDPTSVSPDEGELVTVQKAAEILDVASGTVHRWLLDGFIAGEQITPGAPWRIRMTEDLKSRFVQQPPEGYVTMKEAKKLLGVSRQTVLHRVKSGKLPAVHVRKGKQMGLYIKVIDKQLDLFNQLS; encoded by the coding sequence ATGATGAATAATCAAAAAATTAAGCCGGACCACTTGCAACGGACCGCCTATATTTATATCAGACAGTCAACCGCCGCCCAGGTCGAATTTAATCGAGAATCCACTGAAAGGCAGTACAAACTCAAGGACAGAGCAGTTGATCTGGGCTGGACAGAACGACAAATTCGAATAATTGATCAAGATTTGGCTCAATCCGGTTCCAGTACTTCACAACGTAAAGGTTTTGGTGAAATGATCTCAGAAGTCGCCCTTGGAAAAGTTGGTTTAATCCTGTCGATTGAGGTATCAAGGGTTGCACGGAACAACTCTGATTGGTACAGATTACTTGATCTGTGCAGCGTAACCAACACACTTATCGGCGACAGTGACGGCCTCTACCATCCGGGGCTTTTTAATGACAGACTTTTACTGGGCATGAAAGGTACTATGGCCGAGGCAGAACTTCATGTCATTCGAGCAAGATTAGAAGGTGGTATACGGAATAAAGCTGCCAAAGGGGAGTTGCGTCGGGGGCTGCCGGTCGGCTTTATCTGGGGTGATCAGGATGGAGAAGTTTTAATGCATCCCGACCAGGCCGTTACCGGAGCCATTCATACTGTTTTTGAAAAATTTACGCATATGGGGTCTGTCCGGCAAGTATGGCTATGGTTTCGATCAAACAAATTATTATTTCCGTTGCAAACCATCCTTCTTCCGGAAATTAAATGGGTGACGGCCAGCTACCATGCAATCCATTCTGTTATGACGAATCCTGTATATGCCGGGGCTTATACCTATGGTAAAACAAAACAAGAATACGTTATCGACGAAACCGGCCAGGTTAAAAAACGTACCAAGCGGTTATCTCAATCCCAATGGGCGGTATTAATCCATGACCATCACAAAGGGTTTATCGACTGGAAGACCTATGAAATGAATCAAGCCCGAATTGCTAAAAATACTCGGCCGGTACCTCATAAAACCACTGGTGCCGTCAGAGAAGGAGCGGCTTTGCTGCAAGGACTTGCCACCTGTGGGAAATGTGGACGTAGGCTCAAAGTATATTACCAAGGAAAGAACTCCAGCCCCGGATACTATTGTGCTACCAACAACATTGTAGAAGGCCGGGCAAAATACTGCATGCGTGTCGGAGGTGTAAAAATTGACACCGTAGTTGCCGACACCTTCTTGAATACGATTACACCTGCTGTCATGGATGCAATCTTGCTCGCCGAAAAGAACATTAAAACTGAACATGACGCAGCTTTAAATCAATGGCGGTTACATATTGAACGGCTTCAATATGAAGCAGATAAAGCAGAACGTCGTTTCCAAGCAGTCGAACCGGAAAATCGTCTGGTTGCCCGCACGCTTGAGAATCAATGGGAAACATGTCTTCACCAACTTCAAGCCGCAAAAAATGAATTTGAACAATGTCAAAGACAACGTCCGGAAGCGCTAACACCTGAACAACGTGATCATATCCATACGCTCAGTAAAGACATAAAGCTGGTTTGGCAGGCTCCAACGACGACGTACCGGGACAAAAAAGAATTGCTTCAAATTTTATTGCAAGAGGTGAATATCAGTGTTGATCGAACCCTGAATACTGCCCACCTGATTATACGATGGCAGACAGATGCAGTGACTGAAATTGATATGGACCTTCCGAAAAGAAATTCGCCAACGATCCGAACCGCACAAGACACCATTGATCTTGTGCGCCGTCTTGCAGTGCATTATAATGATGCAATGATTGCTGGTATTTTAAACAGGCAGGGTAGACAGACCGCCCGAGGTCATAGGTTTACAGCAAACAGGGTTGGCAATCTACGTCGGCACTGGAATATCCCCAAATTTGATCCAACGAGTGTTTCTCCTGATGAAGGTGAACTGGTAACCGTTCAAAAAGCAGCTGAAATTCTTGACGTCGCCTCTGGAACAGTCCACCGTTGGCTCTTGGACGGCTTTATTGCCGGAGAGCAAATCACACCAGGAGCCCCGTGGCGTATTCGGATGACAGAGGATTTAAAATCCCGCTTCGTTCAACAGCCTCCCGAGGGTTATGTCACCATGAAAGAGGCTAAAAAATTACTCGGTGTCTCACGCCAAACGGTATTGCATCGTGTAAAATCCGGCAAGCTACCTGCTGTCCATGTGCGCAAAGGAAAACAAATGGGCTTATATATTAAGGTAATAGACAAACAGCTGGATCTTTTTAATCAACTTTCATGA
- a CDS encoding reverse transcriptase domain-containing protein: MMKAVCFHTDCKWIRLYIERWLKAPAQMQDGKQMARHLGTPQGGAISPLLANLFLHYAFDAWMRRTYPGVPFERYADDIVIHCKSEEQTLAIHRKLKKRMTACKLELHPEKTKIAYCKDANRPGNYDTVSFDFLGYTFRPRMSKNRWGKYFVNFSPAISRKAVVRIFGVIRDWQCNSRTPMDLEDLAEFANPAIQGWINYYGRFCPSALHNLMMHLDQKLVKWAMRKYKRFRFHEKRATHWLGRIAHREPGMFVHWRSGYKPSTGQ, translated from the coding sequence ATGATGAAAGCGGTATGTTTTCATACGGATTGCAAATGGATACGGCTTTACATTGAGCGGTGGTTGAAAGCACCGGCGCAAATGCAGGATGGTAAACAGATGGCGCGGCATCTCGGCACACCGCAGGGTGGGGCCATTAGTCCTTTGTTGGCCAATCTGTTTCTGCATTATGCATTTGATGCATGGATGAGAAGAACCTATCCCGGTGTACCTTTCGAAAGATATGCCGATGATATCGTTATTCATTGCAAGTCTGAAGAACAGACATTGGCCATCCACAGAAAGCTGAAAAAACGGATGACAGCCTGCAAGTTGGAACTTCACCCAGAGAAAACAAAGATCGCTTATTGCAAGGACGCCAATCGGCCTGGCAATTATGACACGGTCAGTTTTGATTTTCTTGGGTATACCTTCCGGCCGCGCATGTCCAAGAATCGATGGGGGAAATATTTTGTTAACTTTTCCCCAGCCATCTCCCGGAAGGCGGTGGTGCGAATCTTTGGTGTCATACGTGACTGGCAGTGCAATAGCCGGACACCTATGGACTTGGAGGATCTTGCAGAATTTGCAAATCCAGCAATTCAGGGATGGATCAACTACTATGGAAGATTCTGTCCATCTGCTCTGCACAACCTGATGATGCATTTAGACCAGAAGCTTGTGAAATGGGCCATGCGGAAATACAAACGGTTTAGATTTCATGAAAAGAGAGCAACACATTGGTTGGGAAGAATCGCACACCGTGAGCCTGGCATGTTTGTTCACTGGAGATCTGGATATAAACCATCGACTGGACAATAA